The Pseudomonadota bacterium genome contains the following window.
AAGACCAGGCGGCTGTCGATGCAGTAGCTGATGAGATTGCAAAAAAGGTTGATGAAATACAACAGGGCAAAAAATAGGAGGCATTATGCCGAAATATACAAATAAAGTTGTCTGGAAAGGTAAACGTGAGGGGTACACGTACTGCGAAAACGGCACAGAGATGGATTTCTCAGCACCTCCTGCGTTATACGGATTTCCTGACCGGATGACACCTGAAGATGCCTACATGATGGCTGTAAATACCTGCGTTCATATGATGGTCATCTGGGCAGTGGAACGCTTCCGGTTCGATATGGTGTCCTTTGAATGCACTGCCGAGGGCGAGGTAGAGGAGCATCTTGATAAGACGTCGTGGTTCAAAAAGGTTATGCTCAAGCCTCGCATCACCGTAAGGAACGCCAAGGAAGCAGCCGTACTGCGCGCACTGGAGATGGCCCGAAAGTATTCGACC
Protein-coding sequences here:
- a CDS encoding OsmC family protein, coding for MPKYTNKVVWKGKREGYTYCENGTEMDFSAPPALYGFPDRMTPEDAYMMAVNTCVHMMVIWAVERFRFDMVSFECTAEGEVEEHLDKTSWFKKVMLKPRITVRNAKEAAVLRALEMARKYSTIAESIKSEIVIEPEIIILK